The Chthoniobacterales bacterium DNA window GCGCTCCGTCGAGGTAAATGCCGGGGCGAATCTGCTGGAAACGTCCGGGCCAACGGACGTTTTTCAGACCGGTGGCGATGCTCGCAGAATCGATTGGAACTCCGATGGTTTGCAGGGCGGAAATGGCGAGCGCGGCGTTCCATTTTTGATGCTCGCCGCTGAGTGCGATGGAACTCGAATCGCAGGGATCGTCGAGGATGGTTAGCAGCGGTGTGGCGCGGCGGAAGACTTCGAGCACTTCCGGCGCTTGCGGCCCGGTGATGGCGGGGATGCCGGGCTTGATGATGCCGGCTTTTTCGGCGGCGATTTTCTGCAGCGTGTTGCCGAGCCATTGGGCGTGGTCGAGGTCGATCCGGGTGAGGACGGATACTGCGGGGGTCACGATGTTAGTCGCATCGAGGCGCCCGCCCATGCCGGTCTCGAGGAGGATGATTTCGCAGGCGTGTTTTTTGAAAAGGAGCAAGCCGAGCGCAGTGGTGATTTCAAAGAAAGTCGGATGCGTTTCCCAGTCGGCGACGATGTCGCGAATGCGGGTGAGGCCGTCGGCGATTTCGATGTTAGTCGCATCGGTGCCGTTGATTTTGATGCGCTCGTTGTAGTGGACGAGATGCGGCGAGGTGAAGAGTCCGGTCGTGCAGCCGGCGGCGCGGGCGACGGACTCGGCCATGGCGCAGACGGAGCCCTTGCCGTTGGTGCCGGCGACGTGGATGATTTTTCTAGTCGGGTTGCAGTCCAATGCGACTGCCAGCCGGTGCATGTTTTCCAGGCCCAGCTTGATGCCGAACATCTGGGTAGAATAAAGCCAGTCGAGGGATTCCCGATAATCCATGGCGACGGCGAAAAGGAGCTAGGCTGCGTGTCGCTTCGGAGTGAAGTA harbors:
- a CDS encoding folylpolyglutamate synthase/dihydrofolate synthase family protein → MDYRESLDWLYSTQMFGIKLGLENMHRLAVALDCNPTRKIIHVAGTNGKGSVCAMAESVARAAGCTTGLFTSPHLVHYNERIKINGTDATNIEIADGLTRIRDIVADWETHPTFFEITTALGLLLFKKHACEIILLETGMGGRLDATNIVTPAVSVLTRIDLDHAQWLGNTLQKIAAEKAGIIKPGIPAITGPQAPEVLEVFRRATPLLTILDDPCDSSSIALSGEHQKWNAALAISALQTIGVPIDSASIATGLKNVRWPGRFQQIRPGIYLDGAHNPAAAGELVKTWQTDGPAAKPTILIGMLGDKEIDATLSALSPLAASWICLAPRSPRSLAPVDLATQIAKVSSAPVHIASSLAQALVAPPPLLVCGSLFLVGDALAHFQNEPKARTTTQ